From one Vanacampus margaritifer isolate UIUO_Vmar chromosome 12, RoL_Vmar_1.0, whole genome shotgun sequence genomic stretch:
- the LOC144061199 gene encoding uncharacterized protein LOC144061199 isoform X1: MASQCKRQQCSIDRRGFRQELDSWRHKLIHCVGFESILEGLFGTELVEDLQLFKDLEPVAVSDWSFDKNCLFCCFRRDKVKEHLIGLSSEESQDPLKPLVVKDQSTISKLEKQAEEFLNAVLCNKDVPSFSDPHIPVVAREILQKMIRQFAAEYTSKTSSPQDSGSTTEPSSDQSPQTPAATSGAPPSSPAASVAGPAHSHNPVLSKLLMADQEAPLDLTIKKTPSEPSEQEGVLDLSIRKSRHSGGSLPVPSPRLTPKIKGECQDVRITKAKELQSTSTLEQFMAKLCRHHQRTIVDAIGFLQMEVAACKARQNIDSGFQGATCSTPKSGTVTPEKSCLELEFPSESTPKFEVLDMSCSIQNNRVKKKVAENVVPLTSVAASPVLYLHSPGSGTNQAPIRVDSDNSRHADHAPLKMKIMKSSNVASGKKLSCVLTTSLTSDSDSLEDKQSHSNSQNRMDTQSARLSSSLKRQSQLNEMHHTKQSKAAWQAKDVPSKQFTLPVALTADSSRTARKTIRPSSLQHARQTPYRTLDPDLGHCDIVYIDKPITECFKDQRHLIPRRNARKSTRGHLYSDEIWELKTVRTLAGRGNCLNPMPALIPLVTPKQILSKPEGVPPVDMPFAGACRETISEGTRSEHSNERIVPGTGEMVEVAASEVETLVVVETSQTDQAQSQLETPLSKINSITNTLDDSRTNISTNDEPFQLKQDEPSDVKKVNECKESVAYASFDEVKETENEPVPEKNESTGKVMSETVVEQSEKISMQKAESQVLCDKMHSSGLLPRHISTLSPTNPTENQETEKEIGNEEPRQDIPSENSKNTERSNNFCSAEDQIASEVKSPTAVVATIEGQDDTYDISSKTLDTLAKELPPWRRKKGTVISLPKRLQKSQTIIVGYVNGKPISSSDRSLRRRSNTSSTSPMNGPVKQSQKVLKQAQVDSTEGNHLVTNIPETETPTESIVNTPECPLVPAADMAEGPTIEVPLKSKPIQQHKLLQLDEPTETKRQLRSAVQKPDETLALAPSSNVVPSISPPKPSASPAPPELSPLSPLLAESSPPGTPEPSQTSTVQKTQMMLNVEQSQSIEETTSLLVRQKLRSSKVGGKESKNENQQLGVELTSPMEARASQKLETSTNETRGKRVLRMEPMTQEANVSSSDDNVGSSVDKPTRMPLRSESSKAEQPPQPEPQSTPDKKLSLRSQRLSSPSTSLPSVSGKSTEVEPLAGTPPEKIMKTQMKAPSLSTASASPLMGPRHQPRKQANKFVEALTGEVNKQQLTNLNLRYDKIQKGWLQLERDGQTTAKYKNKADRQAAIWKSKRRARKQKSFEQQKFSPVQMLFMKDYNLPSICRWFLESTETKSLVIVKKVNTRLPSETQLCFHSSSSGSGASQGVFPSLQAERLKKHLKKFAVTSPVKSNPKSQKLIAKALEQETSSAKGKDRREPPSAAHICNQSDIRVDAQGQGEPQKAPGKPKNPASARILRKYSNIREKMQVQQSNVRLKGVSKSLKANNLKRVPTESVPESAVMPSLKAPKIPLPAAKPMKATKMVRRKTFARKRVMRHRAAKAQDVNRVKRCSQRLSSLVGVSKSKADHKTSEDGKEVEKVAISKTNAGKCQTNDSLEKRGIKEAPEAALQSVDVKPPTVHDQVLTRSQRKMEAASKKPKMAKVQVAPKPTRKLEDTSKKSAVKRNGSAVWSRTRSQELLATPAKRTRTSR, from the exons ATGGCGAGTCAGTGTAAAAGGCAGCAATGCTCCATCGACAGGCGCGGCTTTCGGCAAGAACTTGACTCATGGCGGCACAAACTCATCCACTGTGTAG GTTTTGAGAGCATTCTTGAAGGTCTGTTTGGCACAGAGCTGGTAGAAGACCTACAATTATTTAAGG ATTTGGAGCCTGTAGCGGTGTCTGATTGGTCATTTGATAAAAATTGTTTATTCTGCTGTTTTAGAAGAGATAAAGTTAAG GAGCACTTGATTGGCTTAAGTAGCGAGGAGAGTCAAGATCCACTCAAGCCTCTCGTGGTGAAAGATCAGAGCACCATCAGCAAATTAGAGAAGCAAGCTGAGGAATTTCTCAATGCAGTCCTCTGTAATAAAG ATGTACCAAGTTTCTCCGACCCACACATCCCAGTAGTGGCGCGAGAGATCCTCCAGAAAATGATCCGACAGTTTGCCGCTGAATATACCTCAAAAACCAGCTCTCCTCAGGATAGTGGCTCAACCACCGAGCCAAGCTCTGACCAAAGCCCGCAGACCCCAGCCGCGACTTCTGGGGCTCCACCTAGCAGCCCCGCCGCCTCTGTGGCGGGGCCCGCACACAGCCACAACCCCGTCCTCAGCAAGCTCCTCATGGCCGACCAAGAAGCCCCTCTTGACCTCACCATCAAAAAGACTCCATCTGAGCCCAGCGAACAAG AGGGAGTCCTTGACCTGTCCATCAGAAAGAGCCGCCATAGCGGCGGCAGCTTGCCGGTCCCAAGTCCACGCCTTACTCCTAAAATCAAAGG TGAGTGTCAAGACGTGCGCATTACAAAGGCGAAAGAACTCCAGTCCACCTCGACACTGGAACAGTTTATGGCCAAACTCTGCCGCCACCATCAGAGAACAATTGTTGACGCCATAGGTTTCCTGCAGATGGAGGTGGCAGCCTGCAAGGCACGGCAAAATATTGACTCTGGATTCCAGGGAGCAACGTGCTCCACTCCCAAATCTGGCACGGTCACGCCTGAGAAGTCATGCTTGGAGCTAGAGTTTCCTAGCGAATCCACGCCAAAATTTGAAGTCTTGGATATGTCTTGTTCTATCCAAAACAATAGAGTCAAAAAGAAAGTTGCTGAGAATGTAGTTCCATTGACATCTGTTGCTGCTAGCCCTGTGTTGTATCTTCACAGCCCTGGGTCAGGGACCAACCAGGCTCCTATCCGCGTAGACTCTGACAACAGCCGTCATGCTGATCATGCACCTCTTAAGATGAAAATCATGAAAAGCAGTAATGTTGCTTCTGGTAAAAAGTTATCTTGTGTGCTGACAACCTCGCTTACATCTGACTCCGACTCATTAGAGGACAAACAAAGTcactcaaattcacaaaacagAATGGACACTCAAAGCGCTCGACTCAGCTCATCTCTGAAAAGACAATCTCAGCTAAATGAAATGCATCATACAAAGCAGAGCAAAGCTGCGTGGCAAGCCAAGGATGTACCAAGCAAACAGTTTACCCTTCCCGTGGCTCTTACCGCAGATTCATCGCGAACTGCCAGGAAGACCATCCGGCCATCGTCTCTACAACACGCCAGACAGACTCCTTATCGGACACTTGATCCCGATCTTGGCCACTGTGACATTGTTTACATTGACAAACCAATTACAGAGTGTTTTAAAGATCAACGTCATTTGATTCCCCGTCGCAATGCTAGGAAAAGCACTCGGGGACATTTGTACTCGGATGAAATTTGGGAGTTAAAAACTGTCCGCACATTGGCAGGTAGGGGTAACTGTCTTAATCCGATGCCAGCGTTAATTCCACTGGTTACCCCCAAACAAATCCTTTCCAAGCCTGAAGGTGTCCCACCGGTAGATATGCCTTTTGCTGGAGCATGTAGAGAGACAATAAGTGAAGGGACACGCTCAGAACATTCTAATGAGAGGATAGTACCAGGGACGGGAGAGATGGTTGAAGTGGCAGCCAGTGAAGTAGAAACTTTAGTTGTAGTAGAAACTAGTCAGACGGATCAGGCTCAGAGCCAGTTAGAGACCCCATTATCTAAAATAAACTCTATAACAAACACACTCGATGATAGCAGAACAAATATCAGTACCAATGATGAACCATTCCAGTTAAAACAAGATGAACCTTCTGATGTCAAAAAAGTGAATGAATGTAAGGAAAGTGTAGCATATGCTTCATTTGACGAGGTAAAGGAAACGGAGAATGAACCTGTacctgaaaaaaatgaatctaCTGGTAAAGTAATGTCAGAAACAGTTGTAGAACAATCAGAGAAAATCAGCATGCAAAAAGCTGAATCTCAGGTGTTATGTGATAAAATGCACAGCAGTGGCCTGCTTCCTCGCCATATTAGCACACTATCACCCACAAATCCTACAGAGAACCAAGAGACAGAAAAGGAAATAGGCAATGAGGAGCCACGACAGGATATACCCTCTgaaaacagtaaaaacacagaaaGGTCCAACAACTTTTGTTCTGCTGAGGACCAGATAGCGAGTGAGGTCAAAAGTCCAACAGCTGTTGTAGCAACAATCGAAGGACAAGACGATACATACGACATCTCTTCAAAGACACTCGATACTCTCGCAAAGGAATTACCTCCTTGGCGTCGAAAAAAAGGCACAGTTATCTCTCTGCCGAAGAGGTTACAAAAATCGCAAACGATAATCGTGGGCTATGTTAACGGGAAGCCCATATCATCCTCTGACAGAAGTCTGCGTCGTAGATCAAATACAAGTAGCACCTCGCCAATGAATGGCCCAGTGAAACAAAGTCAGAAAGTACTGAAACAGGCTCAGGTTGACTCAACAGAAGGCAATCATTTGGTGACAAATATCCCTGAAACAGAAACGCCCACAGAATCCATCGTGAACACACCTGAGTGTCCACTAGTTCCAGCTGCTGACATGGCAGAAGGCCCAACAATTGAAGTCCCACTCAAATCCAAACCTATCCAGCAACACAAGCTTCTTCAGCTAGATGAACCAACTGAAACCAAACGACAGCTAAGATCAGCTGTCCAGAAACCAGATGAAACTCTTGCATTAGCACCTTCTTCAAATGTAGTCCCATCCATTTCACCTCCAAAACCGAGCGCTTCCCCTGCTCCTCCAGAACTGTCTCCCCTTTCTCCTCTTTTAGCAGAGTCATCACCACCTGGAACCCCTGAACCGTCTCAAACGAGCACGGTCCAAAAGACACAAATGATGTTAAACGTTGAACAAAGTCAATCAATAGAAGAAACCACAAGTTTGTTGGTCAGACAAAAGCTGAGATCTTCAAAGGTGGGAGGAAAGGAAAGTAAAAATGAGAACCAGCAGCTTGGTGTAGAGTTAACCAGTCCAATGGAGGCTCGAGCTTCCCAAAAGCTTGAAACCTCAACAAATGAAACAAGAGGAAAGCGTGTTCTTAGAATGGAGCCCATGACACAGGAAGCAAACGTATCATCTTCAGATGACAATGTTGGAAGTTCGGTAGACAAACCCACAAGAATGCCACTGAGGAGTGAAAGTAGCAAGGCAGAACAGCCCCCACAACCCGAACCTCAATCCACACCAGACAAGAAGCTTTCTTTGCGATCACAAAGGCTGTCTTCACCATCCACCAGTTTGCCCTCTGTATCCGGAAAGAGCACTGAAGTGGAACCCTTGGCCGGAACGCCTCCGGAGAAAATCATGAAAACTCAGATGAAGGCCCCTTCGTTATCTACTGCGTCAGCCTCCCCTTTAATGGGACCAAGACACCAGCCTCgcaaacaagcaaacaagtTCGTAGAGGCACTGACTGGAGAAGTAAATAAACAGCAGCTTACCAACTTGAACCTCAGATACGACAAGATTCAGAAAGGCTGGCTGCAATTGGAGAGAGATGGCCAGACGacagcaaaatataaaaacaaagcagACAGACAGGCTGCCATATGGAAAAGTAAACGCAGGGCTCGCAAGCAAAAGTCTTTTGAGCAGCAGAAGTTCTCACCGGTGCAAATGCtcttcatgaaggactacaatCTTCCCAGTATTTGTCGCTGGTTCCTGGAGTCAACAGAAACCAAATCTCTCGTCATTGTTAAGAAAGTAAATACGCGTCTTCCATCTGAGACTCAGCTGTGCTTCCACAGCTCATCCAGCGGCTCGGGAGCCTCTCAGGGTGTTTTTCCAAGCTTACAAGCAGAGCGCTTAAAGAAACATCTCAAAAAGTTTGCCGTCACCTCTCCTGTGAAAAGCAACCCCAAAAGTCAGAAGCTGATTGCAAAAGCTCTTGAGCAGGAGACGTCCTCTGCCAAAGGCAAAGATAGGCGAGAACCTCCCAGTGCTGCTCACATTTGCAATCAGTCGGACATCCGTGTCGATGCTCAGGGACAAGGTGAACCCCAGAAAGCTCCCGGGAAGCCTAAGAATCCGGCGAGTGCCAGGATTTTGAGGAAATACTCCAACATTAGAGAGAAGATGCAGGTCCAGCAATCCAACGTGCGGTTAAAAGGTGTCTCCAAAAGCTTAAAAGCCAACAATTTGAAGAGAGTCCCCACAGAATCTGTTCCAGAGTCAGCCGTCATGCCTTCGCTGAAGGCACCAAAAATACCCCTACCTGCTGCTAAGCCCATGAAAGCCACAAAAATGGTAAGAAGGAAAACGTTTGCAAGAAAGCGGGTGATGCGACATCGAGCTGCCAAAGCTCAGGATGTTAATCGGGTAAAAAGGTGTTCACAGCGGCTGAGTTCTCTGGTCGGCGTATCAAAGAGCAAAGCGGACCACAAAACATCGGAAGATGGCAAAGAAGTGGAAAAAGTCGCTATCAGCAAAACGAATGCTGGGAAATGTCAAACAAATGACTCGCTGGAAAAAAGAGGAATCAAAGAAGCTCCTGAGGCCGCCTTGCAAAGTGTGGACGTCAAACCTCCAACCGTTCATGACCAGGTGCTGACAAGATCCCAGAGAAAAATGGAAGCGGCGTCAAAGAAGCCCAAGATGGCCAAGGTTCAAGTGGCTCCAAAGCCCACCAGGAAGTTGGAGGACACAAGCAAAAAAAGTGCTGTGAAGAGAAATGGCTCCGCCGTGTGGTCGCGTACCAGATCGCAGGAGCTCCTGGCAACCCCCGCTAAGCGCACCAGGACATCAAGATGA
- the LOC144061199 gene encoding ligand-dependent corepressor isoform X4, with amino-acid sequence MASQCKRQQCSIDRRGFRQELDSWRHKLIHCVGFESILEGLFGTELVEDLQLFKDLEPVAVSDWSFDKNCLFCCFRRDKVKEHLIGLSSEESQDPLKPLVVKDQSTISKLEKQAEEFLNAVLCNKDVPSFSDPHIPVVAREILQKMIRQFAAEYTSKTSSPQDSGSTTEPSSDQSPQTPAATSGAPPSSPAASVAGPAHSHNPVLSKLLMADQEAPLDLTIKKTPSEPSEQEGVLDLSIRKSRHSGGSLPVPSPRLTPKIKGRSLSADQQDGRRRENIGHSARYKPSSSLAYSLHIKEEVGLESDPESPLSHNRSATPTDLCGNGTAPWNSKAHFGALLKLKASSEAGAHLKDIPRLLEAAGLFSKSLSNGKGNHQDACQDHSTSLYHSNFDLKIPQVRVLTTGTDSAWDPLLFENSGSLLENSLGKKLQSLLPRQNRKKTNGVFWPHDTDRQNCSMDSESDLANKPPRKKRGRYRQYNTELLEEAIVVVMGGKMSVSKAQSIYGIPHSTLEYKVKERLGTLKHPPKKKLRLLSQLDEQSGSHFPKNEELQHISEERESSSTENGSGLHDGSLSPN; translated from the exons ATGGCGAGTCAGTGTAAAAGGCAGCAATGCTCCATCGACAGGCGCGGCTTTCGGCAAGAACTTGACTCATGGCGGCACAAACTCATCCACTGTGTAG GTTTTGAGAGCATTCTTGAAGGTCTGTTTGGCACAGAGCTGGTAGAAGACCTACAATTATTTAAGG ATTTGGAGCCTGTAGCGGTGTCTGATTGGTCATTTGATAAAAATTGTTTATTCTGCTGTTTTAGAAGAGATAAAGTTAAG GAGCACTTGATTGGCTTAAGTAGCGAGGAGAGTCAAGATCCACTCAAGCCTCTCGTGGTGAAAGATCAGAGCACCATCAGCAAATTAGAGAAGCAAGCTGAGGAATTTCTCAATGCAGTCCTCTGTAATAAAG ATGTACCAAGTTTCTCCGACCCACACATCCCAGTAGTGGCGCGAGAGATCCTCCAGAAAATGATCCGACAGTTTGCCGCTGAATATACCTCAAAAACCAGCTCTCCTCAGGATAGTGGCTCAACCACCGAGCCAAGCTCTGACCAAAGCCCGCAGACCCCAGCCGCGACTTCTGGGGCTCCACCTAGCAGCCCCGCCGCCTCTGTGGCGGGGCCCGCACACAGCCACAACCCCGTCCTCAGCAAGCTCCTCATGGCCGACCAAGAAGCCCCTCTTGACCTCACCATCAAAAAGACTCCATCTGAGCCCAGCGAACAAG AGGGAGTCCTTGACCTGTCCATCAGAAAGAGCCGCCATAGCGGCGGCAGCTTGCCGGTCCCAAGTCCACGCCTTACTCCTAAAATCAAAGG GCGATCCTTGAGCGCGGACCAACAggatgggaggaggagggagaatATCGGCCACTCCGCCCGTTATAAGCCCTCCTCGTCTCTCGCGTACTCTCTGCACATCAAAGAGGAGGTTGGTCTGGAAAGCGACCCAGAGTCACCTCTCAGCCATAACCGCAGCGCCACACCCACTGACCTCTGTGGAAACGGGACGGCGCCCTGGAATTCCAAAGCTCACTTCGGGGCACTCCTCAAACTGAAAGCCAGCAGTGAAGCTGGCGCGCACCTTAAAGACATTCCCAGGTTGTTGGAAGCCGCCGGCCTCTTCTCCAAGTCGCTGTCCAATGGTAAAGGAAACCACCAGGATGCCTGCCAGGACCACAGCACCTCACTTTATCATTCCAACTTTGACCTCAAGATTCCCCAGGTGCGAGTTTTGACCACAGGAACAGACTCCGCTTGGGACCCTCtgctttttgaaaattcaggttCACTTTTAGAGAATAGCCTGGGAAAGAAACTTCAGTCCCTTCTGCCCCGGCAGAATCGCAAAAAGACTAATGGCGTTTTCTGGCCACATGACACGGACCGCCAAAACTGTTCCATGGATTCAGAGTCAGACCTCGCCAACAAACCACCAAGGAAGAAACGTGGCCGCTACCGCCAGTACAACACGGAGCTGTTGGAGGAGGCCATTGTGGTGGTGATGGGTGGGAAAATGAGTGTATCCAAAGCTCAGTCCATCTACGGCATTCCCCACAGCACTCTGGAGTACAAGGTTAAAGAGCGCTTGGGGACTTTGAAACATCCCCCGAAAAAGAAACTGAGGCTGCTTAGTCAACTCGACGAGCAGAGTGGTTCCCATTTTCCAAAGAATGAAGAACTCCAGCACATCTCTGAGGAAAGAGAGAGCTCATCCACAGAGAATGGGAGTGGTTTGCATGATGGAAGCCTATCACCAAATTAA